Part of the Xenopus tropicalis strain Nigerian chromosome 3, UCB_Xtro_10.0, whole genome shotgun sequence genome, TTTTTGTTAACCATTTTGATGTTGTATAGAGAGTTGTTCAGTCGCAGCGTTTCACTGTAGGCAAAACCTTTCCATTTGTTCAGGATGGGAGAGTCAGTGCAAGGTGCCAGAAGGGGTTAAAGCTTCATAAGAAATTACAGACCACAGGGTCTTTACTGTACACAAGGACTTTGCATTTAGGAATAGGGTTTCTGCCAGGCACTCAGAATTCCCTTAGCGCTCTGATTCCCGGTtcctagaaagaaagaaagagagagagaggcttgTGTGTACCTGGGGCCAGTCATTTTCATACATTAGCTCTTACTGGATGGAATCAGAGCAAAAAGTCAGCACGTGGCAATGCCTCGCTTTACACAGGCCTCAAaggaacattattatttttaagagTGCTAAGTCTTATCCCTTATTTAACATGGActagcatatatacatatatatatacagtatatatatatatatatatatatatatatatatacacacacaagccTACTTGCTTCCAAACAAAGTACCTTTCTTTCCTTATTTACATTCTCTGCCATTGACCCTAAAGTCTGATTCTGACTTTTAAAGGGGGTTCCCCACccaaaaacagctttttttccccacagtatatatatataaaaaaaaattatatattctaAGACACGTTCCCATATCCATTAATAAACATTGTCAATGGTTTATAAGTTGTTTGCTATTAAAAgtaattcaggtatgggatctattatacagattgctgtggttttctggataagggctctttccataatttggatcaccataccttagagaaggggtccccaacctttcttactcgtgagccacagtcaaatgtaaaaagacttgggaagcaacacaagcaccataaaagttcatggaggagccaaataagggctaagattggctattaggggcctctatgcaccctatcagcttacaggaggctttatttggtagtaaatcttgtattcaaccaaaacttgcccccaagtcaggaattcaaaaataactacctggtttggggccactgagagcaacatccaaggggttggggagcaacatgttgttcctgggccactggttggggatccctgggttacaGCGACTAAtaatttaataaacccaataagattgttttgcctccattaaaggattcattatatcttagttgggatcaagtacaggtactgttttattattacagagagaaaggaaataatttaacgattaaataaacccaatagggctgttctgcccccaataaggggtaattatatcttagttgggatcaagtacaggtactgttttattattacagagagaaaggaaatcatttaaccattaaataaacccaatagggctgttctgcccccaataaggggtaattatatcttagttgggatcaagtacaggtactgttttattattacagagaaaagggaatcatttaaccattaaataaacccaatagggctgttctgcccccaataaggggtaattatatcttagttgggatcaagtacaaggtactgttttattattacagagagaaaggaaatcatttttatgaaatgtaattatttgcttataatggagtatagtgggttgacctttctgtaattcggagctctctggataattggtttccatacctgtatatgtctatacataggggcacatttactaatccacgaatccgaatgggaaaaattcagattggaaacaaacatttcgcgactttttcgtattttttgcgatttttttcgtcgccgttatgactttttcgtaaattgtcgcgactttttgtagctgttacgacttgcgtgaattgtcgcaactttttcgtagccattacgatttgcttgtatattgtcgcgactttttcgtattgagcgctcgtaaacggcaggcaaaactttcagactttgcatgattttggaagcctcccataggactcaatggcactctgcagctccaacctggcccaaggaaagtctcccatagggctcaatggcactctgcagctccaacccggcccaaggaaagtctcccatagggttcaatggcactctgcagctccaacccggcccaaggaaagtctcccatagggctcaatggcactctgcagctccaacctggcccaaggaaaatctcccatagggctcaatggcactctgcagctccaacctggcccaaggaaagtctcccatagggctcaatggcactctgcagctccaacctggcccaaggaaaatctcccatagggctcaatggcactctgcagaaccaacccggcccaaggaaagtctcccatagggctcaatggcactctgcagctccaacatggcctaaggaaagtctcccatagggctcaatggcactctgcagctccaacccggcccaaggaaagtctcccatagggctcaatggcactctgcagctccaacccggcccaaggaaagtctcccatagggctcaatggcactctgcagctccaacctggcccaaggaaagtctcccataggactcaatggcactctgcagctccaacctggcccaaggaaagtcacgatactgaagcttgaatgaatccgaaactttcgtactcggcgcgacggctacgaaaaagtcgcaacaatttccgaaaaagtcgtaacggctacgaaaaagtcgtgacaatctccgaaaaaatcgcaaaatactgatcattacgaaaaaaatgcatttgggcgcttttcggacgttcgtggattagtaaatgtgccccatagtgtatagcacactcacagcgactaatctccctgaaatgcctttccactgacaataaagtgaatcgcagCAATTTGCAGTTCAACAACGTTTCAGTGGAGCAAGGCTACAATGGAAGGTTTATGTCTCCTTTCACCAAGTGGCAGAATACAGAGCcagttaataaatataaataagtgatgGGTTGGGTTCATATAGAGATAAATAATCTGTGAACAATATAACATTGATTGTGTCCCTTTAACTGTGCTTGTGTATTAATCTAGCGCCCCTGGTTGTTGCACAAAATAAGAGAATAAATTGGAGCCAGCTGTTCTTGTGCAACAAAATTCAGTTAACCACATCACATCGGTTTTTTGTTTACCCTGGTAAATTATACAATGGTTGTTAACTCCAGTGGCTGGACGCAAGCAGGCTATAGGGGATTCCTTTATAGACCTCAGTGGAGTTGCAACATCGAGGTGCTCTCAGTCTCAAGTCAGCATCTCAGGAAACGAATACACTGAATGGGAATATCAAATATATTCAGAAGTAAGGTTTCCCATCCATTCATACTCATTTCAATTTACAAGGTAAGaggactttaaaggaaaactataccccatgGAATGAATGGGGTTTATATcgtattaagtggcctattaaagaatcttaccaaactggaatatatatatatcagtaaatattgcccttttacatgttATTCCtataagccaccattttgtgatgggctgtgggctccctcagagatcacctgacaggaaataatgcagctctaactgtaacaggaagtagtgtgggagtaaaagacagaactctgcccattaattggctgatgtgaccaaacaggtatgtgtgccttggtttgtgtgtgtgcactgtgaatcccatgatcccaaggggcggcccttaattctaaaaatggcagttttctatttaggatttcccaatggcacataataacaaaaaaagtatatttttatgaaaatggtttatttagatgaagcagggttttacatatgagctggtttatgccctatatttttatagagacctacattgttcagggatatagttttactttaacgGCTGTTTAACTGgatctgttaggggatcttatggaGAGTCTATGTCACTCATAAACGTGAGATCCCATGCAAGAAAAACTGAGCAAATCTAGTacagacaattttttttagtaaacacaCCAGCATTGTATATAAAACATCAAAATAATTCCCTACGCATTTCGTGCCATACATTCCCAGGGTCCAAAGGGACAGGGAACCTGCAATAACATCAACTTTCTGTATTAAAGTAATATTGGCACAGATATTGCCTCTTCCCTTTAGTAAATAGATCCCCAGGATATTGTGCCCTGGGGATGGAATTGTTACAATGCTGAAATAGGCAGAAGTTTGTTTTGGTATTCCAATATggaaaatcaaacacaaaaatagatttttttttggcagaaagGAACCATTGCCCCATTTTATCCATTAACTACTTACATATAGATTTGTTTAATCAAACTTACTTAGATTTAATTAGGCAGTATATCagtcccattcatagtacaacAAGCCACcatctgtttaaaaataaaataaatacaagggAAAACCTATACATCAGGAGGTTTATAATTAAATTCAGATTATTTTAGTTATAGAGATATGAAACAATGTCACCTCAGTTTCCCTAATATTCTTCCATTAATAACTTGGTCAGAAACATAAGTCTTTGTCCCATGTTTCACCCCAGCTGGCCTTAAGGCTAAGCTTCTATGAATATTAAGGGTTACAAACCTCCACTTACCTACTATCACTCTAACCGGCCATCTGGCTGTGTGATTTCTTTTACTACCTTGGGCCCCctattgggggggtgggggtccAATTTGGAATCCTGTCAGAGTAATCTAATACtggaaaaaaacagttttatgCTTGAAGCCGTCTAGCAGATATCATGTTGCATGTATATGAATCCATTACAATGCCTCACATTGTAGCAAGTTCATGTAAATAACTAAGCATTGTGCTTGGCTCATTTTCCCAGGCACCATTAAGGTCCAAAATGCCTTGAATCTACAGACCGATAAGACGCCTTCTCTGTTTATAAGGCAGAGGAAATATTAAAAATGCAGCAGTTTAACCTCTTTAGTGCAGTAGTGATGGCTTACTTGGCATTAAATCAATACAGAAAACCAGACACCATAAATCAGTGGAGACTACTTGTTAAATAAGTTGAAGAATGGGCAGAAATACCTTCCTAGCTTGTGTTCCATGATAACTGTCAGAACCATTTTCCATGGCTTGTCAGCAGGGTCCTATTTATCTcatagcttctgatgaagtggccttgagccatgaaacgcgtcaagctggggggTTTCAGTTCAATTTttgcaatatgtttttaatggaagctagaaataaaagattttatttttattaagcatagttgtcttggcgtgctccatcccACCATACCTTTTGTTTCCTATTTATCTCTTATCAGCCACAAGGGACAGCGATGGCACCATTCAAAGCAGAGACTTCAGCTAACCACAGGTCTTCGTAAGGGCTCCTGTTCTTGATTTGACAAGCTAATGACTGCTCCTTACTAAGCTGAATAAGCTCTTTTTAAATGCCAATCAGAAGTGGAATTAGTTGACATCCCTCCAAATcacaatatatatagttatatcatATATACCAAAGGCACTGCAGATTTATAGCTTTACACTCTAGGTATGACCATATTATGATAGCATTTCATTTAACGAGCTTTGCTGGCAACTTGGCTGTTTTTGATTGAGCTGCAACACATTGGGGCAAAATGATGCCATTACTGAAATACATCAGTCAGTTAGCTATCATTTAGGAAGGCTGAAAAATTCCTTGCTAATATCTGACTTGGCCGTGTTCATGTTTGGAAAAGCTGAACAATACCATCAGCTCTGCACAGAGCCAGACTCAGATGTAaaaggtgttggtgagccacacaagcatgaaaaatcctttggggatgccaaacaaggattgtgattggttatttggtagccccatggggactgctggcctgcaggaggctctgcttggagtaaaactgtctctatgcttccaaaacttgcctccaagccagaaatgtaaaaatgggctccTACCCTGGAGCCACTTGGAGCAGAATCAACaggagtggtgagcaacatgttggtcactgGCTTAGGGACTGAATGATCAGTCTCTTCAGTTGCTTCAGTTGTCCAACTGTGCAAAGATGTGCTTATTTAATGACCTTGGCCAATAAGCAGATCGACGAATGTATGGTGCTTCAGTCTccaatacaataaatacagtaaagtGTGACGCCAAGATTTCTAATAATTTTCTCTATTATTGTAAAATTTTATTAGCACAAGCTGTCTGGGTTTGTGGTCTGTCAGCCCTGATATGAAATCATTTGAAGGTTGGCCAACCAAACAGGAGCAAAAATAGAATATTCTATAGCACGAACAAGCCTGTATTTCATAGCCTGTACCGAtgcatattacatttttgccagagTAGGTATCCCCCTGTACTGAGCACAGTTCAATAGGACACTGAGTTAGTGTACAGTAGCCCTTTTAAGAAATTTCAAATTTGACAGCTTTATAAAACAGATACATGACATGTGAATAGAAAAAACTCCTTGCGCAGGGAACCCTCAAACATAagtaaaaacaatgacaaaagacAGCTTTTTAGGGACACACAGGAGAAGGGGAAATGACCATTTATAAGACCTTCTGATGGTTACAGAGACTTGCTAGCACACAAAAGGTAATTGAGAGTTGGACTGTTTATGATCTGGCCAATTTAATCCTCATTTGGAACATACACACCATTCCTGTAGTCCTTACTTCCTATGACGCCTCTGCTCCCAGTAGTTTATATTTGAGTTATTTAAGGTATTCATCTACATGAGATCAGAGAGACATTTCTTTCATGAGTGCAGGATGTGGCAGTACCCACCTTGGAACTGTTTATAAATGTTGCAAGGCTGAAGCCCCCCAGATAGCAGCTGATTAACTTATTTGGGTCAAAACCCCATTTGACGCCCAACATTTGTCCAGGTCCCGCTTAGCTCATAAAGTTACTATAATATGAACACATTGATgaatcagccattcagccatagttccaagaatatcatAAAAACAACAAAGTGGTGTTGATCCTCAAATCTTGTTCTAATTGACCACTTAGATGGACTTCCAATAGTATCTAGGAAAACAGAGACAGATTTGAGTTTTTATAGTCCTAACTGAACTTCAGGCCTAACCGTATACACTGGGTCCCCTAACCAAGGCTTTAAGCCCCCCTAGGGTGGTCAGCCCCATAGTTCGGGAGATTCAACCATAGATTTGTTTGGGGTTCTCTGGTGGTAGAGCTACCTGTCTGCAGCATTGTAAAATCTGGCCAGCACTGCCCCCACATGTCACAATTATGCCCCCACATGTCACAAATATGACCCCACAAGTCATGATCCCTACCATGTATGTCACTAATTGCGCCCATTCTCTCTGCACCACCCACTGATGTCATATTCCTGCTCCTAGGTGTTGTAATTCCACCTTCTTGTCTTTGCCAAGGCCCAAAGCAGCCCGGCCCTGCAACTAAGATATGTGGCAAAAACATACAATTACCAAGTAGTCTCTTATAACACccaaaaacatttctaaaaagtgCTTAAATTACTTTTTCATCTGTATTACTATCTGGGCAATCTAATCTGTTGCTGAAAGTCTAACGGAAGAGTTAAAGTCAACCCGAGGCAGTTCAGTTACattgtaaattatttattaaacaggGAAACTTGCtcccaaaaaatataattttgacaCCAATGTAAACTTTtcatatgtacagtatgtcaCACTAGAAAACAACTTTGGCTAGCTGTAAAAACCCCTCTGTAGCATAAAAAGAGAATTATAGATATTTTCCTGATAGCTTAGAGATTTGTTATATGTGAAATGATTTTACTGTCCTAGTTGGGTTTTTATTTCCCACTGATAGCTTTATTACTATGTTTATTTTATGGAATCGTGACTAATAAACAAAATCCATTTTTATAATGAATGTCTATGTGCTGTTATGTCAGAGACTAATTCCTACATAATATTTTTAGGTATAACCCTTCTGTTAATGCTCTTCTTTTTTCCCCCCTAGGTATCAGATCCACACTGGGCTACAACACTCCATTATACGCCCGCGGCAACCCAACTGCTTGCCTCTTCATCAAGTCACATTGCCCCAAAAACTACAAGAGGCTGGCTATTCTACTCACATGGTTGGCAAATGGCACTTGGGCTTTTATAAGAAGGAGTGCCTGCCAACCCGCCGTGGCTTTGATACCTTCCTTGGCTCTTTAACAGGCAATGTGGACTATTACAGTTACGATAACTGCGATGGCCCTGGGGTGTGTGGGTTTGACTTACATGAAGGGGAAAATGTAGCTTGGGACCAGGCTGGAAAATACTCTACACTTTTGTACGCTCAACGTGTAAACCAGATCTTGGCTTCTCATAACCCCCAACAGCCTATCTTTATATATGTGGCTTTCCAGGCAGTCCACACTCCACTACAGTCCCCTCGTGAATATATTTACCCATATAGGGGGATGGGGAATGTAGCAAGACGCAAATATGCTGCCATGGTAACGTGTATGGATGCAGCAGTGAAGAACATAACCAGAGCACTAAAGAAATATGGTTACTATTCCAACAGCGTTATTGTCTTCTCATCAGATAATGGCGGTCAGACATTCTCTGGGGGGAGTAACTGGCCCCTGAGGGGTCGCAAAGGAACATACTGGGAGGGAGGAGTGAGGGGATTAGGTTTTGTTCATAGCCCTCTTATAAAAAAGAAGAGGAGGACTAGTCGGGCTCTAATGCACATTACAGACTGGTACCCAACTTTGGTTAAGTTGGCAGGAGGAAATATTTCAAGTGCAGAAGGACTGGATGGTTATGATGTGTGGGGAGCCATCAGTGAGGGTAAGGAATCCCCCCGAACTGAAATCCTGCATAACATCGACCCCTTGTATAATCTTGCTAAGTCAGGGTCCTTGGAGGAGGGTCAAGGCGTCTGGAACACAGCAGTCCAAGCATCCATCAGAGTAAAAGACTTTAAGCTCCTAACTGGGGATCCAGGTTACAGTGACTGGATACCTCCACAGACACTCACTAATTTCCCTGGAAGCTGGTGGAATTTGGAGCGCCACACTGACGGAGCTCGTAAGTCCCTCTGGCTCTTTAACATCACAGCGGACCCTTTTGAGAGGCACGACTTGTCTTCTTCAAAGCCTGAAGTAGTTAAGGAGCTTCTTATACGACTGGGTTATTATAACCGTACTGCTATCCCAGTTCGTTACCCTGCTGAGGACCCAAGGGGTAATCCCGAACTTAATGGAGGTGCCTGGGGCCCTTGGGCTAGTGAGGATGATGATGACGAAGAAGAAAACTGGATTGGGAAAGGAGGTGAATATATAAAGAATCCCAAGAAGAAGAAGTGTAAGATTTGCAAGCTGAGGTCATTCTTCAGGAAACTGAACACTCGCCTTATGTCCAACCGTATTTAAACTTTGACTCTAATACCAACCATATGCAACTTTTCAGGATAAAATTCTTAGAAacctattttttaaatattcttttgcTTTTTGAGAAAGTGACTAAAGGGCAAGTcatcaatgcaaaaaaaataaaaatcgaaAAAACTTTTTGAGGGCATGTATTAAAAATTGAATAGGATTATGGCAAAGACGCTAAAGGATTGATGTGCAATAAATCCAGAATGTGGAGTTCATTTCTCCGGTactataataaacaagttaatgGATTTAGGATATGTTATAACACGGTCTTGTCATCTTTAGGGCAGTTTCTACAAGGGTTAATAAACTTTCTTGTCAGTAGGGATTCCAGAAATGTACTTCCACTGTGATTCGCATCCTCTGTTTAAATTTCCAGATGAACGGACACCATAGCAATAGCACTTCCTATACAATTGTAGATCCATCATGCAGTCCCAGGCAGCAACCCAAACATCATTCAGAGCCCATGAACCGCAGAGTTAGACATTTATAAATAAGGAATTGCTGAAATCAAATCCCCTTTGAAATCCATTAAAGTGATATTATTATCAAAACTTGACATATTTTTATGTCTATTCATTTGTTTAAAAAGCTTGATAACTTTGTTTAATTTTGCATTTAACGAtctctccaggcagcagtgcagcaAATAAATATCCTTTCAGATGAAACATATTGGGATCAGCATGTGTGTCCCACAAGACCCATAGCAAGACCAAAGTACTTATCTAGAAACTATCCCATAATAGCTGTAATTTTAGAGAGTGAAAGTGAGGACCAAGATATACACTAACCTGTATAAATACACTctaaataaaagtaaaacatataaggggtcatttatagtgatgagcgcatctgaaaatgttgcaaaatgcagctactgcacaacttttcaACACACGTTTGATTTGGCAGcgtcttttttgacatgactgcaacttttttgatgcgactctGAATTTTGTTGCGGCGAatgtttgcataaaaatgttttcataaaaaactgcccaatggcaaaatgcaaaatttcacttcaaatccatacctggcagaATCCATACTGATGGCAGAGCAGGATGTAAAGTGCAAGAAACAAGTGGAAGCCGCCATGTTTTCctccataaatacagtgctgcctgcattctgtTTTTAATCAAACagatgcagagaacagaaagagcCCAGACTAAAGGCTCGGCTATGGCAGATTGATCCATCTGTGGTGCAAAATATTTCAATATCAGTCTTGAACTGCACCTCAAAGCGTTTCCAATGCCCATGAATATCAGCTGAATTTTTAGGGTgcagctacatagttacataggcttgaaaaaagaccagagtccataaagttcaacccatccaagtaaacccagcacacacaacccacacctaccaatctatacactcacataaactatatatacaactactaatactaactgtagatatcacaatagccttggatattctgtgttcaagaactcatcgaggcccctcttaaaggcattaacagaatctgccattaccacatctctaggaagggcattccacaacctcactgccctcaccgtgagaaaccacctacgc contains:
- the arsi gene encoding arylsulfatase I, whose translation is MAVHALTGFSLVSLLSFGYMSWDWVKPAVLGDSPGDEPAKLQGTPSRPPHIIFILTDDQGFHDVGYHGSDIQTPTLDRLAAEGVKLENYYIQPICTPSRSQLITGRYQIHTGLQHSIIRPRQPNCLPLHQVTLPQKLQEAGYSTHMVGKWHLGFYKKECLPTRRGFDTFLGSLTGNVDYYSYDNCDGPGVCGFDLHEGENVAWDQAGKYSTLLYAQRVNQILASHNPQQPIFIYVAFQAVHTPLQSPREYIYPYRGMGNVARRKYAAMVTCMDAAVKNITRALKKYGYYSNSVIVFSSDNGGQTFSGGSNWPLRGRKGTYWEGGVRGLGFVHSPLIKKKRRTSRALMHITDWYPTLVKLAGGNISSAEGLDGYDVWGAISEGKESPRTEILHNIDPLYNLAKSGSLEEGQGVWNTAVQASIRVKDFKLLTGDPGYSDWIPPQTLTNFPGSWWNLERHTDGARKSLWLFNITADPFERHDLSSSKPEVVKELLIRLGYYNRTAIPVRYPAEDPRGNPELNGGAWGPWASEDDDDEEENWIGKGGEYIKNPKKKKCKICKLRSFFRKLNTRLMSNRI